One region of Chryseobacterium muglaense genomic DNA includes:
- a CDS encoding GMC family oxidoreductase N-terminal domain-containing protein, which translates to MTEDKNSISISKDHFMNRKEFLRHSLLGVGALYFTSFSSVLFAKNNEAKIETENLEIDNVIIGSGYGGAVAALRLAEAGHEVTILEMGLNWEKSGEKFSPMISPGKSAAWLRTKTIAPFFNIFNTKKYTGTLDRWDFSNIKIWMGRGVGGGSLVNGGMAVLPKKNYFKEVFPDLNAEDFYGKYFPLAEKELEVNSADENFLENCSFYKFNKVGEQEAHKAGFKTVRVPNVYDFKYMEDEYENKVPRSALAGEVIYGNNHGKKSLDKTYFKKAQETGKVHIHDLHKVESITKNSDNSYSLEVIQTNTLGETVAKKNIVCKKLFLCAGTMGTLELLLKSSNDNKLTLNSEVGKNWGNNGNFMTGRNFVNTFSGGTGVNHSTIPVGGIDNWNDKEHPFFSEIAPLPMGMDVATSLYLMINPVPKKGSAFFNPISKKLDLQWSADNVALARKNAEYFIKKMNKVNGGTRAHLLFNNGFGADICYHPLGGAVLGKATDMKGKLKGSENLYIIDGSLIPGTIGVNPFLTITALAEYCIEHIISQDY; encoded by the coding sequence ATGACTGAAGATAAAAACAGTATAAGCATATCAAAAGACCATTTTATGAACCGTAAAGAATTTCTCAGACATTCACTTTTAGGAGTTGGAGCATTATATTTCACAAGCTTTTCATCAGTTTTGTTTGCAAAAAATAATGAAGCTAAAATAGAGACGGAAAATTTAGAAATTGATAATGTTATTATTGGTTCCGGTTACGGTGGAGCCGTTGCTGCCTTACGTTTAGCGGAAGCAGGGCATGAGGTAACAATTCTGGAAATGGGTCTTAACTGGGAAAAATCTGGTGAAAAATTTTCTCCTATGATTAGTCCCGGGAAATCTGCAGCCTGGTTGAGAACTAAAACAATTGCACCATTTTTCAATATTTTTAATACCAAAAAATATACAGGAACGCTTGACCGATGGGATTTTAGCAACATCAAAATATGGATGGGAAGAGGAGTTGGCGGCGGTTCTCTTGTCAATGGAGGAATGGCTGTTTTGCCAAAGAAAAATTATTTCAAAGAAGTATTTCCAGATTTGAATGCTGAAGATTTTTATGGAAAATATTTTCCACTGGCTGAAAAAGAGCTTGAAGTAAATTCTGCTGACGAAAACTTTCTCGAAAATTGCAGTTTCTATAAATTTAATAAAGTGGGTGAACAAGAAGCTCATAAAGCCGGATTTAAAACCGTGCGTGTTCCTAATGTTTATGATTTTAAATATATGGAAGATGAGTACGAAAATAAAGTTCCCCGTTCTGCTTTGGCAGGTGAAGTGATTTACGGAAACAACCACGGTAAAAAATCTTTAGATAAAACCTATTTTAAAAAAGCCCAGGAAACAGGAAAGGTTCATATTCATGATCTTCATAAAGTTGAAAGTATAACAAAAAATTCAGATAACTCTTATAGTTTAGAAGTTATCCAGACAAATACGCTTGGTGAAACGGTTGCTAAAAAAAATATTGTATGCAAAAAACTGTTTTTATGCGCAGGTACAATGGGAACTTTAGAATTACTTTTAAAATCATCAAACGATAACAAATTAACCCTAAATTCTGAAGTAGGAAAAAATTGGGGCAACAACGGAAACTTCATGACCGGAAGAAATTTTGTTAACACATTTTCCGGTGGAACTGGCGTAAATCATTCTACGATTCCTGTTGGTGGAATTGATAATTGGAATGATAAAGAACATCCTTTTTTTTCGGAAATTGCACCTTTACCAATGGGAATGGATGTGGCAACTTCGCTTTATTTAATGATTAATCCGGTGCCCAAAAAAGGTTCTGCGTTTTTTAACCCGATTTCTAAAAAATTAGATTTACAATGGTCTGCAGATAACGTAGCTCTTGCCAGAAAAAATGCAGAATATTTTATTAAAAAAATGAATAAGGTAAACGGAGGTACAAGAGCGCATTTGCTTTTCAACAATGGTTTTGGAGCCGATATTTGTTACCATCCATTAGGTGGCGCCGTTTTGGGAAAAGCAACAGATATGAAAGGCAAACTTAAAGGATCTGAAAATCTTTACATCATTGATGGATCTTTAATTCCCGGAACGATTGGGGTTAATCCGTTTTTAACGATTACGGCGTTGGCAGAATATTGTATAGAGCATATTATTTCCCAAGATTATTGA
- the dnaK gene encoding molecular chaperone DnaK, whose translation MSKIIGIDLGTTNSCVAVMEGKDAVVIPNAEGKRTTPSIVAFTEDGERKVGDPAKRQAVTNPTKTVYSIKRFIGTHFKEDAKEISRVPYKVVAGPNDTVKVKIDDREYTPQEISAMTLQKMKKTAEDYLGQEVTRAVITVPAYFNDAQRQATKEAGEIAGLKVERIINEPTAAALAYGMDKTNKDQKIAVYDLGGGTFDVSILDLGDGVFEVLSTNGDTHLGGDDFDDVIINWMADEFKAEEGVDLKGDPIALQRLKEAAEKAKIELSSSAQTEINLPYITATATGPKHLVKTLTKAKFEQLAADLVRRSMEPCKKALSDAGLSISDIDEVILVGGSTRIPIIQEEVEKFFGKKPSKGVNPDEVVAIGAAIQGGVLTGDVTDVLLLDVTPLSLGIETMGSVFTKLIEANTTIPTKKSEVFSTASDNQPAVSIRVGQGERPMFNDNKEIGRFDLTDIPPAQRGVPQIEVTFDIDANGILSVSAKDKGTGKEQSIKIQASSGLSDEEIERMKKEAQENSAADNKRKEEVEVFNKADGLIFQTEKQLKEFGEKLSADKKAAIETAHAELKTAFEAQNVDDVKAKTEVLDAAWMAASEEMYAQGQGADAGAQQSQSQANGAEDVQDADFEEVK comes from the coding sequence ATGAGTAAAATAATCGGAATTGACTTAGGTACAACCAACTCTTGCGTTGCAGTAATGGAAGGTAAAGATGCTGTAGTTATCCCTAATGCTGAAGGTAAAAGAACAACGCCTTCTATCGTAGCGTTTACAGAAGATGGTGAAAGAAAAGTAGGTGACCCTGCAAAAAGACAGGCTGTAACTAACCCAACAAAAACGGTATATTCTATTAAAAGATTTATCGGTACACACTTTAAAGAAGATGCTAAAGAAATTTCTAGAGTACCTTATAAAGTAGTTGCTGGACCAAACGATACTGTAAAAGTAAAAATCGACGACAGAGAATATACACCACAAGAAATTTCTGCAATGACTCTTCAGAAAATGAAGAAAACTGCTGAAGATTATCTTGGACAAGAAGTAACAAGAGCGGTAATCACTGTTCCGGCTTACTTTAACGATGCTCAAAGACAAGCGACGAAAGAAGCTGGAGAAATTGCAGGTCTTAAAGTAGAAAGAATCATCAATGAGCCTACAGCAGCAGCTTTAGCTTATGGAATGGACAAAACTAACAAAGACCAAAAAATTGCAGTTTACGATTTAGGAGGTGGTACTTTCGACGTTTCTATCCTAGATTTAGGAGATGGAGTTTTCGAAGTATTGTCTACAAATGGTGATACACACTTAGGAGGTGATGACTTTGATGACGTAATCATCAACTGGATGGCAGACGAATTCAAAGCTGAAGAAGGTGTTGACTTGAAAGGTGACCCAATCGCTTTACAAAGATTGAAAGAAGCAGCTGAAAAAGCAAAAATCGAGTTATCTTCTTCTGCTCAAACAGAAATCAACCTTCCATATATTACAGCTACAGCTACAGGTCCTAAACACTTAGTGAAGACTTTAACGAAAGCTAAATTCGAGCAGTTAGCTGCAGACTTAGTAAGACGTTCTATGGAGCCTTGTAAAAAAGCGCTTTCTGATGCAGGTCTTTCTATCAGCGATATCGACGAAGTAATCTTGGTAGGTGGTTCTACAAGAATCCCAATCATCCAGGAAGAAGTTGAAAAATTCTTCGGTAAAAAACCTTCAAAAGGAGTTAACCCTGACGAAGTTGTAGCAATTGGTGCAGCTATCCAAGGTGGAGTTTTAACTGGAGATGTAACTGACGTTCTTTTATTAGACGTTACGCCACTTTCTTTAGGTATCGAAACAATGGGTTCTGTTTTCACTAAATTAATTGAAGCGAACACAACCATCCCAACTAAAAAATCTGAGGTATTCTCTACAGCTTCTGACAACCAGCCAGCTGTAAGCATCAGAGTAGGACAAGGGGAAAGACCAATGTTCAACGATAACAAAGAAATTGGTAGATTCGACCTTACAGATATTCCACCAGCACAAAGAGGAGTTCCTCAAATCGAAGTAACTTTCGATATCGATGCAAACGGAATCTTGAGCGTTTCTGCTAAAGATAAAGGAACTGGTAAAGAGCAGTCTATCAAAATTCAGGCTTCTTCAGGTCTTTCTGATGAAGAAATCGAAAGAATGAAGAAAGAAGCTCAGGAAAACTCTGCAGCAGATAACAAGAGAAAAGAAGAAGTTGAAGTTTTTAACAAAGCTGACGGATTGATTTTCCAAACTGAAAAGCAATTGAAAGAATTTGGTGAGAAATTATCAGCTGATAAAAAAGCAGCTATCGAAACTGCTCACGCAGAATTGAAAACAGCTTTTGAAGCTCAAAATGTTGATGATGTAAAAGCTAAAACTGAAGTTCTTGATGCAGCTTGGATGGCAGCTTCAGAAGAAATGTATGCACAAGGACAAGGTGCTGATGCAGGAGCTCAACAATCTCAAAGTCAGGCAAACGGAGCAGAAGATGTTCAGGATGCAGACTTCGAAGAAGTGAAGTAA
- a CDS encoding fibronectin type III domain-containing protein translates to MIKTFTSLLLLLCFINFGFIPLLQAQATALPYTQDFNTSNDFTLLNGTQVNKWVYGSATGNTGNSIYISNDNGTTNNYTNTSSSVVQAYRDLVVPAGTTATSPATLSFDWRAMGESCCDYLRIWLVPTTFTPTPGTQITAGAGIIQVGANLNAQTAWQTYTNTNINLAAFAGANVRIVFEWRNDGSVGTSPAGAIDNINMLIPTCSAPTALAANSIMATNATISWTGITPAPANGYQYYVSTSSTPPTNTTTPTGTSTGTSVTLNTLSPSTTYYFWVRAVCSSTDSSIWTSGGGFSTTQTLATLPYSQNFSTINDFGFVNGSQTNKWSYGNAAGNTPSSIYISNDNGVTNSYTVTSSSIVQAYRDIAVPAGTTAASPAILSFDWLAMGESCCDYLRVWLVPSSFTPTAGNQITAGAGRIQIGGDLNTQTTWQTYLNTNVNLASFSGATLRLVFEWRNDGSVGTSPAGAIDNVNLFIPTCKSPTAPTVAAITSATATISWTATVPAPAIGYQYYLSTNPTPPTVTTPPTGTTTATSVPLTGLTPNTAYYWWVRARCSTTDASIWIGGPSFTTTQIPATLPYIQNFTGGNDLVLLNGTQTNKWVRGTVTGNPAQSLYISNDNGVTNAYSHTTTTVHAFRDISIPVGTTIASFSFDWKSQGENNFDYVRVWLLPSNVMPTPGTQIAAGTNRVQVGQYQLQGTWQTYSNTNLNLSAYAGTIMRLVFEWKNDGSGGTQPPAAIDNILLRVCSTATPVVTVVPASITHNSATLTWPQDPGGATYQLRYRVLGSTTWNTPYITVTAGTYTFPSNLLPFTDYEVEVAAVCNTTNVGIFSHSEFKTKCDPTPPNVTVTNITSTSALVTWNPLAAGATYELQWREVGTPTWWTALPSTPQPPANTYLLTGLSSYKTYEVQVRNKCIGSLTFNPWSTSQVFTTVRICEIPPPGLTITELNPTSAVVVWDAYTGTGATDNYILKYRKVGLPGWTNINVSNNTYTITGLLELTKYEMQVANVCTGTPGNFTPEYYFTTPTVVYCPMHSTNFGSEFISKVTAKPAGKPDMVNITAGSAYSDYTTVPAKFIDMVQGSVGNQIIIDKTISSGAKAGVAVWIDFNRNGTFDLDERILADGPNTNPTASATFTVPSNSFLGSTNKYVVMRVAMSKDAIPVSCVSFTDGEVEDYTVRISQLPTVNTLNQTDILIYPNPVKSILNVKNISKKAKYTIYSAAGQIISSGVILNNKIDVSRLINGLYVIDINDVQGTAQRKFIKE, encoded by the coding sequence ATGATTAAAACCTTTACTTCTTTATTACTTCTTTTGTGTTTTATTAATTTTGGTTTCATACCGCTTCTTCAAGCGCAGGCCACAGCCTTACCATACACTCAAGATTTTAACACGAGCAATGACTTTACTTTACTGAATGGAACTCAGGTTAATAAATGGGTCTACGGCTCAGCAACAGGTAATACGGGAAATTCTATTTATATTTCCAATGACAACGGTACTACAAACAATTATACCAATACGTCTTCGAGCGTTGTTCAGGCGTATAGAGATCTTGTAGTTCCAGCAGGTACCACCGCTACTTCACCAGCAACATTATCTTTTGACTGGAGAGCAATGGGTGAATCATGCTGTGACTACCTTAGAATTTGGTTAGTACCTACTACTTTTACCCCTACACCAGGAACGCAAATTACAGCAGGTGCAGGTATAATTCAAGTAGGAGCTAACCTGAATGCACAAACCGCTTGGCAAACTTATACCAATACAAATATTAACCTGGCAGCGTTTGCAGGAGCTAATGTACGTATTGTTTTTGAGTGGAGAAATGATGGTAGTGTAGGTACTTCCCCTGCAGGAGCTATTGACAACATTAATATGTTGATTCCTACCTGTAGTGCACCTACTGCTTTAGCCGCTAATTCTATAATGGCAACAAATGCAACTATTTCTTGGACAGGTATTACTCCTGCTCCTGCTAATGGATATCAGTATTACGTTTCTACAAGTTCTACACCTCCTACCAATACAACTACACCTACTGGTACAAGTACCGGAACTTCCGTTACTTTAAATACACTATCACCAAGTACTACTTATTATTTTTGGGTTCGTGCAGTTTGTAGCTCTACAGATTCTAGTATCTGGACTTCAGGCGGAGGATTTTCAACTACGCAAACTCTCGCTACTCTTCCTTACAGCCAAAATTTCTCAACTATAAATGATTTTGGTTTTGTAAACGGATCGCAAACGAATAAATGGTCTTACGGTAATGCTGCAGGAAATACACCCAGTTCTATTTATATTTCTAATGACAATGGAGTAACAAATAGCTATACTGTAACTTCATCAAGTATTGTTCAGGCTTACAGAGATATTGCTGTACCTGCAGGAACAACTGCTGCATCACCTGCCATTTTATCATTTGATTGGCTTGCAATGGGAGAATCATGCTGTGATTACTTAAGAGTCTGGCTTGTGCCTTCATCTTTTACTCCAACAGCAGGTAATCAAATTACGGCAGGTGCAGGAAGAATTCAAATAGGAGGAGATTTAAATACACAAACGACGTGGCAAACTTACCTCAATACAAACGTAAACTTAGCATCTTTCTCAGGAGCTACTCTACGTCTTGTTTTTGAATGGAGAAACGATGGAAGTGTAGGTACTTCCCCTGCAGGTGCTATTGATAATGTAAACTTGTTTATTCCTACTTGTAAATCACCTACAGCACCAACTGTAGCTGCTATAACTTCTGCTACAGCTACCATAAGCTGGACAGCTACTGTGCCTGCACCAGCCATTGGATACCAATATTATTTATCAACCAATCCTACACCGCCAACTGTAACGACTCCCCCAACGGGAACAACAACTGCAACGTCAGTTCCTTTAACAGGATTGACTCCTAATACAGCCTATTATTGGTGGGTAAGAGCAAGATGTAGTACAACAGATGCAAGTATCTGGATTGGTGGACCAAGCTTTACAACGACACAAATCCCTGCAACACTTCCTTATATCCAGAACTTTACTGGAGGTAATGATTTAGTATTGCTAAATGGTACACAGACTAATAAGTGGGTACGTGGTACTGTAACAGGAAATCCTGCACAATCATTATATATATCTAATGATAACGGTGTAACCAATGCATATTCTCACACAACAACTACAGTACATGCATTTAGAGACATTTCGATTCCGGTAGGAACTACAATTGCGTCTTTTTCTTTTGACTGGAAGTCTCAAGGAGAAAACAATTTTGATTATGTAAGAGTTTGGCTGTTGCCATCTAATGTAATGCCTACACCGGGAACTCAAATTGCTGCTGGCACTAATAGAGTACAGGTTGGCCAATATCAGCTTCAAGGTACTTGGCAAACTTATTCTAACACAAACTTAAATTTAAGTGCCTACGCAGGTACTATAATGCGTTTGGTTTTCGAATGGAAAAATGACGGTAGTGGTGGAACCCAACCTCCTGCTGCGATTGATAATATTTTGCTAAGAGTTTGTAGTACAGCTACTCCTGTAGTGACAGTAGTACCAGCTTCTATTACGCATAATTCAGCAACGCTTACTTGGCCTCAAGATCCTGGTGGGGCTACTTATCAATTAAGATACAGAGTTTTAGGAAGTACCACATGGAACACGCCTTACATTACTGTAACAGCAGGTACTTATACTTTCCCTTCAAACTTGTTGCCATTCACTGATTATGAAGTGGAAGTTGCAGCAGTTTGTAATACGACGAATGTTGGTATATTTTCACATAGTGAATTTAAAACGAAATGTGATCCTACACCTCCAAATGTTACAGTAACTAACATCACTTCTACATCTGCTTTAGTTACTTGGAACCCACTTGCAGCTGGTGCTACCTACGAATTACAGTGGAGAGAAGTTGGAACTCCGACATGGTGGACTGCATTACCTTCTACTCCACAACCTCCTGCAAATACTTACCTTCTTACGGGTTTAAGTTCTTATAAAACGTATGAGGTTCAGGTAAGAAACAAGTGTATAGGATCTTTAACATTTAACCCATGGTCTACATCTCAGGTGTTTACTACGGTTAGAATTTGTGAAATTCCGCCTCCGGGATTAACAATTACGGAGTTAAATCCTACATCAGCAGTAGTAGTTTGGGATGCTTACACAGGTACTGGAGCGACTGATAATTACATATTAAAATACAGAAAAGTAGGGTTACCAGGCTGGACAAATATTAACGTAAGTAACAATACCTATACAATAACAGGATTATTAGAACTTACAAAATATGAAATGCAGGTAGCCAATGTTTGTACCGGTACACCAGGTAACTTTACCCCTGAGTACTATTTTACAACACCAACAGTTGTTTATTGCCCAATGCATTCAACGAACTTTGGTTCTGAATTTATTTCAAAAGTAACAGCGAAGCCAGCTGGTAAGCCTGATATGGTTAATATTACAGCAGGTTCAGCATATTCAGACTATACCACGGTTCCTGCGAAATTTATTGATATGGTTCAAGGTTCTGTAGGCAACCAAATTATAATTGATAAAACAATTAGTTCAGGTGCTAAAGCTGGAGTAGCAGTTTGGATTGACTTCAACAGAAACGGTACTTTTGATCTTGATGAAAGAATTTTAGCGGATGGTCCTAATACGAATCCTACAGCAAGTGCTACCTTTACGGTACCTTCAAATTCTTTCTTAGGATCTACCAATAAATATGTGGTAATGAGAGTGGCAATGTCTAAAGATGCTATTCCTGTAAGTTGTGTAAGCTTTACTGATGGTGAAGTGGAAGATTATACAGTAAGAATCTCTCAATTGCCAACAGTGAATACTCTTAATCAAACAGATATTTTGATTTATCCAAACCCAGTTAAATCAATTTTAAATGTTAAGAATATCAGTAAAAAAGCGAAGTACACCATTTACAGTGCGGCTGGTCAGATAATCTCAAGCGGAGTAATCTTAAATAATAAGATTGACGTAAGCAGATTAATCAACGGGCTATACGTAATTGATATTAATGACGTTCAGGGCACAGCTCAGAGAAAATTCATTAAAGAATAA
- a CDS encoding TlpA family protein disulfide reductase has protein sequence MEKLKIWLKKNWSTVLLGGIFIIILVNPDAKAWVMRQIISTGLLNSKIEKENVENSSIVTAASIAESFTVKDKSGKIIDVSELRGKVVFINFWASWCPPCRAEFPSIEKFHEKYKHNSNIFFLTINMDEDLEEGKAYFEKEKYTIPFLIPNGNIPNEYFGGSLPTTIILDKKGKIRMKHEGMADYSKNSFYEEIDQLLKE, from the coding sequence ATGGAAAAATTAAAAATATGGCTGAAGAAAAATTGGAGTACAGTACTTTTAGGTGGAATATTTATCATCATACTTGTAAACCCAGATGCGAAGGCATGGGTGATGAGACAGATTATTTCAACTGGTTTACTTAACTCAAAAATTGAGAAGGAAAATGTTGAAAACTCATCAATAGTAACAGCAGCATCCATTGCTGAAAGCTTCACCGTCAAAGATAAAAGCGGAAAAATTATCGATGTTTCAGAACTGAGAGGGAAAGTAGTTTTTATAAATTTCTGGGCATCGTGGTGTCCGCCTTGCAGGGCTGAATTTCCATCTATTGAAAAATTTCACGAAAAATATAAGCACAATAGTAATATTTTTTTCCTAACAATAAATATGGATGAAGATTTGGAAGAAGGAAAAGCGTATTTTGAAAAAGAAAAATATACCATTCCGTTTTTAATTCCTAATGGAAATATCCCCAATGAGTACTTTGGCGGCTCACTTCCCACAACAATAATTTTAGATAAGAAAGGAAAAATAAGAATGAAACACGAAGGAATGGCAGATTACAGTAAAAATTCTTTTTATGAAGAGATCGATCAATTATTGAAAGAGTAA
- a CDS encoding serine hydrolase domain-containing protein, which translates to MKTIFNISFFLLLMTSFQAFAQKKDYNFLTDSLNIEEKLKKYKLPGFSVVVFENYKIVYSKQFGQKSANSPQKIDENTAFSTASIAKPITALLCFILEEKGLINLNEPIDKSLKRWHLPKSKFTENNSPTWKQFLNHTAGTTQSGFEDHYEGEKIPTLEESLLGKIPRYDKEIEFTFEPGTDWQYSGGGYTIIQMALEDTFDKPIAELAKEYIFSPLGLKNTTMIQPNEKGFLTNVALVHDKDGKVIKTGLPITPQVGPSGLWSTPTDLAKIAIEVQNALRNKNNKVISHNVAKKMTEVSALKNAVSGWSYGWQKSFGYNNYDWFACNGSNTGVGGNVMGTMKDGNGFAFLANGEKPNRFPVMGATQKTILSVMNWNGNFHTEKTQEIPANLKKQLIGTYDDFLYGQGMETKIVEKNNRLYVESELLEHFKGKNDNELVYLKNGLFKITDYPNLLKFDFKDGKASFVTLKRDDLTAKVSMAAKAK; encoded by the coding sequence ATGAAAACAATATTTAACATCAGCTTCTTCTTATTATTAATGACAAGCTTCCAGGCTTTTGCTCAGAAAAAAGACTATAACTTTCTTACCGACAGTCTGAACATTGAAGAGAAACTAAAAAAGTATAAACTCCCAGGATTTAGCGTGGTTGTTTTTGAAAACTATAAGATTGTCTATTCTAAACAATTTGGTCAGAAGTCAGCCAATTCTCCTCAAAAAATCGATGAAAATACTGCATTTTCTACAGCATCTATCGCAAAACCAATTACAGCGCTTCTTTGTTTTATTTTGGAAGAAAAAGGTTTAATTAATCTAAATGAACCGATTGACAAATCTCTGAAAAGATGGCATTTGCCAAAAAGCAAATTCACGGAAAACAACAGTCCGACTTGGAAACAGTTTCTAAATCATACTGCAGGAACTACTCAAAGCGGTTTTGAAGACCATTATGAAGGTGAAAAAATTCCAACTTTAGAAGAAAGTCTTTTGGGAAAAATCCCGAGATATGATAAAGAAATTGAGTTTACTTTTGAGCCGGGAACCGATTGGCAATATAGCGGTGGTGGTTACACAATTATTCAAATGGCATTGGAAGATACTTTCGATAAACCGATTGCTGAGCTTGCAAAAGAATATATTTTCTCTCCGCTTGGGTTAAAAAACACAACAATGATCCAACCTAATGAAAAAGGATTTCTAACGAATGTAGCTTTGGTTCACGACAAAGACGGGAAAGTGATAAAAACAGGTCTGCCAATTACACCGCAAGTTGGACCTTCAGGATTATGGTCTACCCCAACTGATTTAGCTAAAATCGCTATCGAGGTGCAAAATGCATTGCGTAATAAAAACAACAAAGTGATTTCTCACAATGTGGCAAAAAAAATGACAGAAGTATCCGCTTTAAAAAATGCAGTTAGCGGATGGAGTTACGGTTGGCAAAAATCTTTTGGATACAATAATTATGACTGGTTTGCCTGCAATGGCTCAAACACAGGAGTTGGCGGAAACGTGATGGGTACCATGAAAGATGGAAACGGCTTCGCATTTCTTGCCAATGGAGAAAAACCAAATCGTTTTCCGGTGATGGGAGCAACACAAAAAACGATTTTATCTGTAATGAATTGGAATGGAAATTTCCATACTGAAAAAACTCAGGAAATACCTGCAAATCTAAAAAAGCAACTCATCGGAACCTATGATGATTTTCTTTACGGACAAGGAATGGAAACCAAAATTGTAGAAAAAAATAACCGTCTTTATGTAGAGTCAGAGCTTTTGGAACATTTTAAAGGAAAAAATGATAATGAATTAGTCTATCTTAAAAATGGATTGTTTAAAATTACAGATTATCCTAACCTTTTAAAATTTGATTTTAAAGATGGAAAAGCAAGTTTTGTTACCCTAAAAAGAGATGATTTGACAGCCAAAGTTTCAATGGCTGCTAAAGCAAAATAA
- a CDS encoding serine hydrolase domain-containing protein has product MKTSFTFLAVALLICNFTFGQDFTKKIDSIIKDNYQKNPDVGISVGFINNNKEFYTSYGKLSKESTTNIDKNSIFEIASITKLLTGNMIAQAAVEKKLKLDDYIDSYLPKQYILQKNLQNKIKISDLASHQSGLPDIDFQKLIEVNSQQPVSSVTEQSLATMINNCADLIDYGSFRYSTVNFTLLGQILEKLYGKSYDEIIRKKILKPAKMNQTLTKDFKVKNITTGYNPDGGAQEFFLWNVTAPAGLVKSNTSDMVKYMKVLLNNGNQISDAALIAEKVYYKDAKREIGLGFNINTKDGDTIYLKSGDSMGQSSIICYNRAKNWGIIILLNKRDSKMRQNLLNVIYENILN; this is encoded by the coding sequence ATGAAAACATCATTCACATTTTTAGCTGTAGCATTATTAATCTGCAACTTTACTTTCGGACAGGATTTCACAAAAAAAATCGATTCAATTATTAAAGACAATTATCAAAAAAATCCTGACGTTGGTATTAGCGTTGGATTCATTAACAATAACAAAGAATTCTACACATCGTACGGCAAACTGAGTAAAGAAAGCACAACGAATATTGATAAAAATTCGATTTTCGAAATAGCTTCTATTACTAAATTATTAACTGGAAATATGATTGCACAAGCCGCTGTTGAAAAGAAATTGAAACTTGATGATTACATCGATAGTTACCTGCCAAAACAATATATTCTACAGAAAAACCTTCAGAATAAAATTAAAATTTCAGACTTGGCGTCGCATCAATCGGGATTACCTGACATCGATTTTCAAAAATTAATAGAAGTTAATTCGCAACAACCAGTAAGCAGTGTTACAGAGCAATCATTAGCAACGATGATTAATAACTGCGCAGACCTTATTGATTATGGAAGTTTTCGATATTCCACCGTCAATTTTACGCTACTTGGGCAGATTTTAGAGAAGTTATATGGCAAAAGTTATGACGAGATTATCCGCAAAAAAATATTGAAGCCTGCAAAAATGAATCAAACTTTAACAAAAGATTTCAAGGTAAAAAACATCACAACAGGCTATAATCCGGATGGAGGAGCTCAAGAGTTTTTCTTATGGAATGTTACTGCACCTGCAGGATTGGTAAAGTCTAATACTTCTGATATGGTTAAATATATGAAAGTCCTTTTAAACAACGGAAATCAAATATCAGATGCCGCATTAATTGCAGAAAAAGTTTATTATAAAGATGCTAAACGAGAAATAGGATTGGGATTCAACATCAATACAAAAGATGGAGACACTATCTATCTAAAATCCGGAGATTCTATGGGACAATCATCAATCATCTGTTATAATAGAGCCAAAAACTGGGGAATTATCATCCTTTTAAATAAAAGAGACTCGAAAATGAGACAGAATCTGTTGAACGTCATCTATGAAAATATCTTGAACTAA